DNA sequence from the Pedobacter sp. W3I1 genome:
TTATGAATGACAGCGATTATAATGTTGATGCATTTTGTGTTGATGATGCCTATGTGCCTCCTGCAGGCCATACGTTATTGGGATTACCCATATTAAGCTTCGCACAGGTGCTTAAAGATTGCCCTCCAGAAACCCATAAAATGCATATTGCCATTGGTAGAAACAGCGCCAGAGAAAGTGTATACCAAAAGGTAAGTGAATCTGGCTATAGTTTTGCAAATTATATTTCTTCGAAAGCTAATGTGTGGCCCGATTTAGTATTTGGCCATAACACTTTTATCGATCAATGTTGCGATATACAACCTTTTGTTACTATAAACAATAACTGTATGCTTATAGGTGCCCGAATCGGCCATCACTCTACCATAGGAGACAATGTTTTATTATCGGGTAATATATTAGCGGGTAATGTAACTATTGGCAATAACTCTTTCTTAGGTATAAACTCCGCTGTTAAAGAAGATATTACCATTGGCAGCCATAACATTATTGGCGGAGGTGTTTTTATAAACAAGAATACTGAAGATTATGCTATTGTTTCTAACGCTACAGTACCACAACGCGTAGGAGATTCTAAACGTTTTGTAATGTTTAACAAAGCTCAGGAGGTTAAACAGCCTTAAGAAATGCTTAACGCGTAAAAGGGAAGCCATTTTTATGACTTCCCTTTTTTATTTAGCCTAAATGTAATTAAACTTTTGTTCTATTTTCTGCGCTGCGTTTTAACTGTGCATTAATACGCTCCAAAACATCATAAATATCAAAAGGCTTACTGATATAATCATCTGCAAATGCATCAATAGCTTTCTGTTCGCTATTATTCTGAGCAGACATTACAATAATTGGGATGTGTTTAGTAAAAATATCGGTTTTTAAATCTTCACAAATTTCTGCCCCGTTTCCATCCGGCAACATTACATCAAGCAAGAAAAGATCAGGCATTGCATCCTGAATATTTTTCTTTAATTCAGCAAATGATGATGAAAGTTGTAATTCAAAGCCCTCATCCTTTAATAGAATTTCAATAACGTTTCTGATCTCCTGATCATCCTCTAAAATGTGTATTCGTTTTCTTTCCATATTCAAATTATAATGTTTGGGATATACCGTTTGCGTGGAATGCGCTATACAATAGTAACAGTAACACCTAAACTCTCTAAATGTTTAACAATTTGTTCAGAAATTCCTTTATCGGTAATAATATGATCAATTTCTTCTAATCCACATATTTTTCCGAAGCCTCTTTTTCCAAATTTAGTAGAATCGGCCAGTACAATTGTTTTTTGCGATGCACCGATCATTTTACGGTTTAAATGTGCTTCCATGGCGTTTGTAGTGGTTAAACCAAAATCAAGATCGATCCCATCAACCCCTAAAAACAATTTGTTAAAATAAAAATCCTGCAAAACCTGTTCTGCATAAGCGCCCATTACCGATGAAGAACTTTTTCTAAGCAGGCCACCTAATTGTATCACTTCAATACTAGGCTCGCGCATTAATTCAAGCGCTACATTTAATGCAGAAGTAACAACCGTTAAATTTGTTGCAGGCGCAATGTTCTTCGCAAAATAAAGCACTGTCGTACCCGATGCAATCACAATAGAATCATTATCATTTAACAATGCAGCAGCAGCAATGCCTATTTTATTCTTTTCGGTAGATTGTATTTTCTCTTTCTCATTAACCGGGCGATCTACCGTATAGGGATTGTTTACAGTTGCACCTCCATGTGTTCTAAACAGAAGGCTTTTATCTTCCAGTAGTTTTAAGTCCTTTCTTATTGTTACAGACGATACTTTCAATTCCTTACATAAATCCACTACATTTATGTATTGATCACGTTGCAGGCGAC
Encoded proteins:
- a CDS encoding acetyltransferase codes for the protein MKVIIYGTGKMAEFICYSFMNDSDYNVDAFCVDDAYVPPAGHTLLGLPILSFAQVLKDCPPETHKMHIAIGRNSARESVYQKVSESGYSFANYISSKANVWPDLVFGHNTFIDQCCDIQPFVTINNNCMLIGARIGHHSTIGDNVLLSGNILAGNVTIGNNSFLGINSAVKEDITIGSHNIIGGGVFINKNTEDYAIVSNATVPQRVGDSKRFVMFNKAQEVKQP
- a CDS encoding response regulator transcription factor, with product MERKRIHILEDDQEIRNVIEILLKDEGFELQLSSSFAELKKNIQDAMPDLFLLDVMLPDGNGAEICEDLKTDIFTKHIPIIVMSAQNNSEQKAIDAFADDYISKPFDIYDVLERINAQLKRSAENRTKV
- a CDS encoding DeoR/GlpR family DNA-binding transcription regulator, whose protein sequence is MMNLAERHQFILSRLQRDQYINVVDLCKELKVSSVTIRKDLKLLEDKSLLFRTHGGATVNNPYTVDRPVNEKEKIQSTEKNKIGIAAAALLNDNDSIVIASGTTVLYFAKNIAPATNLTVVTSALNVALELMREPSIEVIQLGGLLRKSSSSVMGAYAEQVLQDFYFNKLFLGVDGIDLDFGLTTTNAMEAHLNRKMIGASQKTIVLADSTKFGKRGFGKICGLEEIDHIITDKGISEQIVKHLESLGVTVTIV